One Mesotoga infera genomic region harbors:
- a CDS encoding ABC transporter ATP-binding protein: protein MDEKKALLQVEDLRTYFHTEDGVVKAVDGVTFEVFPGETLGIVGESGCGKSVTSLSIMRLLDEKGEIAGGKISFDGEDVLAIPESKMMKIRGNDMAMIFQEPMTALNPVFTIGFQIMEAILLHQDVDEKKAREIAIDMLKKVGIPEPEKRIDEYPHELSGGMRQRAMIAMSLSCNPKLLFADEPTTALDVTIQAQILELMKSLQDQYGMALVMITHDLGVIAEMAQRVVVMYAGKVVEYADVHTLFKNPRHPYTWGLMNAIPKLDEDKEVLYNIPGVVPDPLDFPDGCRFNTRCPLATDKCRKEEPPLVEIENEHTAACWHIDKLIETIKVSRAGESA from the coding sequence ATGGATGAGAAGAAAGCACTGTTGCAGGTAGAAGACTTAAGAACGTATTTCCATACAGAAGATGGGGTTGTGAAGGCCGTTGATGGGGTAACCTTCGAGGTCTTCCCAGGTGAAACGCTTGGAATCGTCGGCGAATCTGGCTGTGGAAAGAGCGTCACATCTCTTTCTATAATGAGACTTCTTGATGAAAAGGGAGAGATAGCGGGTGGCAAGATATCGTTTGACGGCGAAGATGTCTTGGCAATTCCTGAATCCAAGATGATGAAGATCAGGGGAAACGATATGGCTATGATTTTTCAGGAACCCATGACGGCTCTGAATCCGGTTTTCACGATAGGATTCCAGATAATGGAAGCTATCTTGCTTCATCAGGATGTTGACGAAAAGAAGGCCCGGGAGATTGCAATAGACATGCTTAAGAAGGTTGGAATTCCCGAACCTGAAAAGCGGATCGATGAATATCCCCACGAACTCTCTGGGGGGATGCGTCAGAGAGCTATGATAGCGATGTCGCTCTCCTGTAACCCCAAACTGCTTTTCGCAGATGAACCCACGACTGCTCTGGATGTAACAATACAGGCACAGATACTTGAGCTCATGAAGTCTCTTCAAGATCAGTATGGTATGGCTTTAGTAATGATCACTCATGACCTGGGAGTCATTGCGGAGATGGCCCAGAGAGTCGTAGTGATGTACGCCGGAAAGGTTGTTGAATATGCCGATGTGCACACTCTTTTCAAGAATCCTCGCCACCCTTATACATGGGGGCTTATGAATGCGATACCGAAGCTGGATGAAGATAAAGAGGTTCTCTACAACATTCCCGGTGTCGTTCCCGACCCTCTGGATTTCCCCGATGGATGCAGGTTCAACACGAGATGCCCTCTCGCTACAGATAAGTGCCGAAAGGAAGAGCCGCCGCTTGTAGAGATAGAGAACGAACACACTGCTGCCTGCTGGCATATAGATAAGCTCATTGAAACGATCAAAGTATCGAGGGCAGGTGAGAGCGCATGA
- a CDS encoding ABC transporter permease, producing MPEKRKSEFRKVMKKYWTNGTAVLGTCLLLFFIVIAIFAPQIAGVNEMGDNYQIPRASWSSKPIAPSAEHPFGVIGGRDVFYGVIWGTRTAFRLGLIITSFAALIGVIVGSISAYFGGWVDEILMRITDIFLSIPFLVAAMVMTTILGKGLDKVIIALIIFGWMSTARLIRGNILQAREEQYVLAAKALGQKDWVIIIKHILPNTIFPVVVQMSMRIGSYVITAAGLSFLGVGAEPGYADWGTILSFSRNWMTMLDQSWFAIVFPGTAMVLFVLAWNLVGDALRDIFDPRMRS from the coding sequence ATGCCAGAAAAGAGAAAGAGTGAGTTCAGGAAAGTAATGAAGAAATACTGGACGAATGGGACAGCCGTTCTGGGAACCTGTCTCCTGTTATTCTTCATAGTCATCGCGATCTTCGCCCCTCAGATCGCCGGAGTTAATGAGATGGGAGACAACTATCAGATTCCAAGAGCCTCTTGGTCGTCGAAACCGATTGCTCCTTCAGCCGAACACCCGTTTGGGGTGATCGGTGGGAGAGATGTGTTCTACGGTGTAATCTGGGGAACACGAACGGCTTTCAGGCTGGGTTTGATTATTACCAGTTTCGCTGCCCTCATCGGTGTGATTGTTGGTTCAATCTCAGCGTACTTCGGTGGGTGGGTCGACGAAATCCTCATGAGGATAACGGATATATTCTTGTCGATTCCCTTCCTGGTTGCTGCAATGGTTATGACAACGATTCTTGGCAAGGGTTTGGACAAAGTAATTATTGCTCTGATCATCTTCGGTTGGATGAGTACTGCCCGTCTTATTAGGGGAAATATCCTTCAAGCGAGAGAAGAGCAATATGTTCTCGCAGCAAAAGCTCTTGGACAGAAGGACTGGGTAATTATTATCAAACATATTCTTCCAAATACGATTTTCCCGGTTGTCGTTCAGATGTCGATGAGAATCGGTTCTTATGTTATCACTGCAGCAGGACTGAGCTTTTTGGGAGTTGGAGCAGAGCCTGGCTATGCTGACTGGGGAACGATACTGTCTTTCTCTAGGAACTGGATGACGATGCTTGACCAATCATGGTTCGCAATTGTCTTCCCCGGTACTGCCATGGTGCTCTTCGTTCTTGCATGGAACCTTGTCGGAGATGCACTTAGAGATATCTTCGACCCGAGAATGAGAAGCTGA